GTCTGAAAATACTCCAGGTGCGTCGAGTTCAACGCACGCAGCGCACTCGCGGATTGATGTAGGGATTCCCTGATGTCTCGGGCTGACTGAATCCAGTGTTGAACGCCGCGGCCCAGAACTGGTTGCTCGTGGTCACGACCAGGGTGCTCGACCAGTACCAGGCATTCAGCGCAGTGGTGAACTCTGGTGTTGGGAGCGCGGGATTGAACTTTTCGGGGTCGATCAGCGTCTGTAGCTCGCGGGCCGTAGGCAGTCGCCAATCGTTGAAGCCACCGTTGATCAACTGGTCACAGTAGGTCTTGGCCTGGGGTTGAGTGACGTCGGCATCCTTGGGAGCAGCCTCCCAGAGCAAGCCCGTTTCCTTGTCTTTGACTGCCCCCGCGATGCTAGTTGCGTCGAAGCGTGGGGGGCTGGGCGCGCCTGCCCCGCGCACACAGCGCACGCGAGCACTAGCGGTGTTCTGAAGATAGGACACTTGCCCGACTCCACCGTGGCTGACAGCCCAGTAGAAGCTACCGTTCTCCGCGGTCTTCGTGTTGGACCAGAAGTACTTGTCCGTGCCGGTCGTGCCCGGAAAGACGGTGGCGACCGTGGCCGGGGCCTGCGTGGTGAAGTCCGTCAGCGAAATCAGCTCGGCGCGCGTGGGCAAGCGCCAATCCGTGTGGCCGCCAACCCCCAAGTTCTGGCAGTACGTGTCCGCGGCCGCCCAGTCTCGCGCGGTAGCGTCGACATTGGTCTGCCACATCAGGCAAGTGGCATGGTCGAGCGCCGTGTCCCCGCTTTGCGTGAACTCGCTGGCTGCGCGAGAGTCCCCCGCCGGCAGCGCCCAGCGGGGATAGCCCACGGTGCCGTCGCCGCCCTGAACTCCATTGGGACACGCACCCGCATCGACGGTGCCACCGGTACCGCCCGTGGAAGCGTCCGTACTTGCGTCTCCAACGCTGCCGCCGCTGCCTGCGCTACCGCCCGTGCCAGCGCTACCGCCGCTGCCAGCGCTCGCGTCGCTCGACCCACCCGTGCCGCCACCGACACCTCCGACGCCACCGGTTGCCTGCCCGCCACTTCCGCCCGAGGACGCGTCCTGGCCGGCGTCCTTCTTGGGGGCGACGGAGCCGCTGCTCTCGGAGGAACAGGCGATCGCGAGTGCAGAGAGGAGAACGCCCTGAACGCAACGAGTGCCCCAGGGACGACATAGACGACGGAGTGTCCGCAGCATTGCCGCTCAGCCTACCAAAGCCCGCCGCGCACGTCGAGATGCGTCGGCCCACCCTACTCGCACACGGACTGGAAGTCGAAGCCTGCTCGCTGGTGGAAGTAGAACAGACACTCCGAGCCATTGGCGCACGCGGTCACGTGCACGGCCTTCTCCGGCACGGACCAGTATCCACCGGTCGTGAGCTGGGTCGGATTCGGCTCCGAGTTGAAAGGATTGGTCAACGCGCCAGAAATCACTACGCCGTAGTAGCTGGCTCCGTGAACGTGAAGCGGAGACGTGCCTCCAGGAATGAACTTGCCGAAGGTGCCGTGGGCGCTTTGCTGCATGTCGCCCCAGGCCGGAGCGAAACTGACGAAGGGGGCGGACTCCTGAAACGCCAATTCGGCATTCGGCAGCAACACCGCGTCCGCGGGCGGCGATTCCAGAGTCGTTCCGGCGTTCAGCTGGCCGCTTGCATCTACGATCGGAGCGAAATCGAACGCCTCCTCGGAGTGGAAGTAGAACCAACACACTTCCGGTCCGACGCAAGTCGTCGTGTGCTGCGAGCCAGCGGGCACGCGCCAGTAGGATCCCGGCCCCAGGACGACCGCGCCTTTGTCGTTGCTCGAATCGCCATCCAAGAATACGTCGAGATCGGTTCCGAAGGGATTCGTCATCTGCCCTTGGAGCACGACGCCGTGGTACTCCGCGCTGTGGGTGTGCAGCGGAGCCGCGAACCCGGGCGGAAACACCCCGAGCGTGCCGTGAGCTCCCGTGCCGCGATCCCCCCAGGCGTCCACCATCAGCGGGCCCGGTAGCGAGGCCGCGTCGCTGGGGTCGTAGACCTTGCCGTCGGTTGGATCGAAGGCGTTCTTGAACTCGAAGTCCCCGAACGCCTTGGTTTCGCCCGCTAGGGTCTTGTCGGTCGCCTCGAAACAATCCGCGGGCGCTGCGGGCGTACTCGATTCATCGCTCTCGCAGCCGACCAGGCCGACCATCCCCACCACCATCGCGCACGCCGTCCCACTGCCCCACGCGCGCACCACTGCTGACCATGTCTTCATTGCTCGTTTCTCCTGCGAATTCCTGCCATCGGCGGCATCGAGGGGATGTGTATCGAAGGGCACCGAGCGAAACCATGACTGAAACATCCTCAACTTTGCGCCATCGGTCAGCGGCATTGCGAGATGGAGGCGTTGACCGATCGCGCAGGTCCTTCGACCGAGCAGTCATGGTTCGCGCGCTTCGACCGACACAAGCTTGCGGCTGTTCAGCGCGCGCAGAGGCCCGCGCATCACAAGAGCAGGGAGAAGAAGAATGTCGAAACTGAATCTCGATGACCGCGGCGTGATCGCTGGTGGATACGACGTCGTTGCCTACTTCAAGTCTACCGCGGCGGTCGAAGGCCGTAGCGAGTTCGAAGCGACGCACGCCGGCGCCAAGTACCGTTTTGCCAACGCCGACAACAAACGTGCCTTCGAGGCGGCCCCGGAGAAGTACGCACCCGCCTTCGGTGGCTTCTGTCCCTTCGGCATCGTGGCCATGGGGCAATGCGCTCCCACCAATCCAAAGACGTTTCGTATCCAAGACGGACGCTTGCTGCTCTTCTTCAACGACCTGTGGGAGGGCAAGCCCTTTGACACCTCGGCGAAGTGGGATGAAGATCCGAAGCAGATGCTGGTGAAGGCCGACGCCGCGTGGCCAACGGTGGGAGCTTGAGCGGATCGGCCCCCGACCTGGTTCGATCGGTACTGAAGGAGGTGTTTCGGAGCGTCCGGCTCCGGGGCACCGCCTACTTCAGCGCCGAGTTCCGCGCGCCCTGGGGCATGGAAATCCAGGGCACGGGGGTCGCGAACTTTCACCTCGTGGTCGGTGGCCACTGTGTCGTGCGCGATCCGCGGGGCGCCTTCTTGGAGCTCGCCCGGGGAGACATTGCGGTGTTTCCCCACGGCGATCCCCATGCCCTGGCGAGTTCCCCGTCAAGCCAGTCCGTGCCCGCCTCCGACCTCTTGGCACGACCCAGACACGAAGCGGGCACGGTCGTGTTCGGCGGAGACGGTGAAGCCACCACGACAAT
The nucleotide sequence above comes from Polyangiaceae bacterium. Encoded proteins:
- a CDS encoding DUF1566 domain-containing protein, whose product is MLRTLRRLCRPWGTRCVQGVLLSALAIACSSESSGSVAPKKDAGQDASSGGSGGQATGGVGGVGGGTGGSSDASAGSGGSAGTGGSAGSGGSVGDASTDASTGGTGGTVDAGACPNGVQGGDGTVGYPRWALPAGDSRAASEFTQSGDTALDHATCLMWQTNVDATARDWAAADTYCQNLGVGGHTDWRLPTRAELISLTDFTTQAPATVATVFPGTTGTDKYFWSNTKTAENGSFYWAVSHGGVGQVSYLQNTASARVRCVRGAGAPSPPRFDATSIAGAVKDKETGLLWEAAPKDADVTQPQAKTYCDQLINGGFNDWRLPTARELQTLIDPEKFNPALPTPEFTTALNAWYWSSTLVVTTSNQFWAAAFNTGFSQPETSGNPYINPRVRCVR
- a CDS encoding DUF4437 domain-containing protein — translated: MKTWSAVVRAWGSGTACAMVVGMVGLVGCESDESSTPAAPADCFEATDKTLAGETKAFGDFEFKNAFDPTDGKVYDPSDAASLPGPLMVDAWGDRGTGAHGTLGVFPPGFAAPLHTHSAEYHGVVLQGQMTNPFGTDLDVFLDGDSSNDKGAVVLGPGSYWRVPAGSQHTTTCVGPEVCWFYFHSEEAFDFAPIVDASGQLNAGTTLESPPADAVLLPNAELAFQESAPFVSFAPAWGDMQQSAHGTFGKFIPGGTSPLHVHGASYYGVVISGALTNPFNSEPNPTQLTTGGYWSVPEKAVHVTACANGSECLFYFHQRAGFDFQSVCE
- a CDS encoding YHS domain-containing (seleno)protein; the protein is MSKLNLDDRGVIAGGYDVVAYFKSTAAVEGRSEFEATHAGAKYRFANADNKRAFEAAPEKYAPAFGGFCPFGIVAMGQCAPTNPKTFRIQDGRLLLFFNDLWEGKPFDTSAKWDEDPKQMLVKADAAWPTVGA